Genomic window (Patescibacteria group bacterium):
AGTCTAGGCTCAATTTCTTTCAACAAATCAGCAACACGAGATAAATTTGTTTTTGTTTGCAATAATTTATTAACGCTCAAATTTCTCTTGATCTGGAATTGTTTGACACCAGCTGCTTCTTCAAATAATTCTTTTCTCTCTTTTGGTCCAGCTTTCAAAAAAGTATCAATCATGCCTTGGCCAATCACTGAATAAGTTTTTTGTCCAAAGCCAGTTTTTGCCAATAATTCCTGAATATCTAATAATCTCGCTCTATTTTTATTTATAAAATATTCGCTTTCGCCATTTCTAAATAATTTGCGAGTAATCACAACATCGGAATAATCAATTGGCATTGCATGATCAGAATTGTCCAAATGCATTGAAACGCTTGCCATTCCTAATCTCGCTTTGTTTTTCGAACCAGCAAAAATAATATCTTCTGATTTTTTGCCTCTCAAAGTTTTCAAACTTTGTTCGCCCATTACCCATCTAATTGCTTCAGTAAAATTTGATTTGCCAGATCCATTTGGTCCAACAACAGCAGTCACTCCAGGACTAAATTCCAAAGTTGTCTTTGGAGCGAATGATTTAAAGCCTTGTATGTCGAGTTTCTTGAGATACATAAGTATAAATTACAAATTCCAAATCCCAAACAAAACACAAATTACAAATTACAACAATATTTTGTGTATTGTGATTTGTAATTTGTTTGGAATTTGGTATTTGGGATTTATTATTTTAGTCTATCAAATTTTTTTATTCTTGACAAATTGAGTATTCTGATTAATAATGGACTGTATGTCAAGACACTATCAATTCCAAGATTATTATTTTGAATTAGCAAAACAAAAAGGCTACAATGCCCGATCAGTCTTTAAATTGCAAGAAATACAAGAAAAATACCGTATAATTAAGCCAAATCATTATATTTTAGATATTGGATGTTTCCCAGGCTCATTTTTACAAATTTTATCAACTTGGGTTGGAAAGAATGGCAAGGTCGTAGGCTTTGATATTAAAAAAACGAAAGATTTGGGCCTTGAGAACGTGATTACATTTGTTGCCGATGTTAATGACCTAGAGAATGTTCGAGAGCAGTTGGACAACCTTGCGAACAAACAAAAAAACAATAAAACAAGAAAACAAGAGGTCGTTAACCAGTCTAACTTATCTAATAAGTCTAACATATCTAACCAGTTCAACGTTATCATCAGCGATATTGCGCCAAACACATCTGGTCATCCTGAGTATGATCAATATCAATCAATTTTGTTAAACGAAAAAGTTATTGAATTAGCTAAAACAAATTTGAAAGATGGCGGAAATATGATTTTGAAAATTTTTCAAGGTTCTGATTTTAACGAATTTCTAGCCAAGTTAAAAAAGTCTTTTAAGAAAGTCAAGATATTCAAGCCAAAAGCATCACGTGCCAGAAGCAGTGAAATGTATTTGTTATGTTATGAATTTAAGAAATAAATGCACTTTAAAAATTTGCCTTCAGCGAAGGAGGAAAAATGCACAAGTTAAGAGGAATATTTTGTTTTTTTCTAATGTTACTGATTATGATTAGCATTGATTGGTCTACTTTCAAATTATTTTATCACTTGTCAGATTCTTATGGGATATTTTTTTATGCGCCAATTCCCGCTATATCTCTTTTGTTGAGCATTTTTGTTGCAATATCCGTATATCTTAAAATCGGAGGAGAATTTTAGTCCGAAAGGAGGGACGACATGGCCTGGAGTGCGGCACAAGCAATTCGAGATTATCTGGCAGGCAAAGAATTGAGAATGATTAATTTTTGGTGCGCAGTCAATCCTTATATGCAAGGATACAAAGAAAAGAATGAGTTGCCAGAAGTTGACGAGCAGACCTGGAAAGATCTTTTTGATGAGTGTTCATATCTCGTTGAAAGTGGTAGTATGTGCGGGACAATTCATAGAGTATTGCCTTTGTCAAAGCAGGAGAACAAATGCAATATCTGATGGCAATTAGGCAATTTGTTGATAGCATCGCCCATTTTGAAAATGAAAGTCATGAAAGGTGGTTCTACATTAGTCTTAGTGCTTTCGTGATCAGTCTAATTTTGCAAATATTTCGAAAAACTAGATTCCCTTTCGTATTCTTATCTCTAGCTTTTTCGCATTGTTTTACTTCTATTAGTGCATTTGTAATTGTTGTCTTGATGCAAATAAAGAGTGAAGCATATTCTATCAATTGCATTTGGTTTAATACTGTTATGGTAGTAATCTATATTGCGCTTTACGGTCTTGCTATCGTAATTAAGAAATTGAAACCAGAATTAAAAGTAAGTACCCTTGAAGAGCATTAAGCTCTTTTTTTATTTTTACTTGAAATTATCTTAAGACAGGTATAAAATAGAGCATTAGTGAATGTTCTTTTCTCAAGGGAGGAAGGAGGGAAAGAGAATGCTCGGCAAGAGATTTCCAGTCTGGGTTGGAGTCTATGATAAGACAGCAAAGATCTACGAAATTTTCCGGATTGTTCGTGGTGAGAAACAAGTTGGTATCAGGATCAAGTTGGAAATGTCGATTGATGAACAGAATAACGAAATTCTCTGTCAAGGAGAAAATATCAGTATGCACCTTCATTCATTTCATGAATTCAAACTTTCCGAAAATCTCGAAGCTCTTGTCGCTCGGCAAAAAAATGAAATCGTCAGCTGGATCAGGAGACGAATCCTTTAGCACTATCTAACCTTGTTAATCAAGGTTTTTTTATTGATAAATTTGACAAAAAATTTGACAAATCTATTGAAAATAATCAAAAAAAATGTTATACTTAAAATATGAGTAAAGATAATATTCGAAAAGTAATGGAATATTGGCAGGAATCAGCAGAGCAAGATTTTAAAATCGCAGAATATCTTTTAAAAGGAAAAAAGTATTCTGCAAGCTTATTCTTTTGCCATCTTATGATTGAAAAGATTCTAAAAGCTCTTGTTGTGAAAAAGACTAAAAAGCATTCTCCATACACCCATAAATTAGTTAACCTAGCAAAAATAGTAAATCTAAAACTAACAAATGAACAGATTGATGATTTAACAACAATAACCGAATTTAATATCGCTGGCAGATACGATGAAATAAAATTTTCTTTTTATAAAAAGTGCACTAAAGAATATTCTGACAAATATTTTAAAATTTCTAAAAATCTCTATTTTGACTTTAAAAAACAATTATGACAAAAAAGGTAAAAAAAAGCATTGAACAATATATCAATATTCTAAAAAAAGATAATCTTCCAATTAACGAAGTGATTCTTTTTGGTTCACAAGCCAAAGATCAAGCCCATGAATGGAGCGATATTGATATTTGTGTAATCTCGCCAAAATTTAAAGACAGTTTTAAGGCTTTGCATTATTTGCTAAAAAAGTCATATGAAGTAGAAGACAATATTATCGAACCGCATCCATTCAATCCGAAGGACTTTAGTAATAATAATGATCCTCTTGTCTGGGAAATCAAACAAACTGGCAAAGTAATTTACAAAAAACAATAAAATTTTAAAAGGCCATTAGTATTTAACTTCTGGCCTTTTTTATTTAAACAAAAAACTAGCCGGTAGCTAGTTATTTTTAATTTTTCATTTTAAATTTTTAATTTAAAATATGATGCTTCCGATAAATATTACTACCATAATAATCGCAACTACAAATTTCACCAGCGTTCCAGACAGAAATCCAACAAACACACCAGTTCCAGTTTTTAGTGATTTTCTTAAATCTTGAGAATCAATTAATTCTCCAATTACAGCGCCAATTAGCGGACCGAATATAAAACCAATTACGTTACCAGTAAATAATCCAACAATACCGCCAATTGCAGAACAAATCAAAGCTGTTCTTGACGCTTTATAAACTTTAGCGCCAACATAATGGCTGACATAATCAATAACTGTCAAAAATAATGTCAAAATGATTAGTACAGCAAAAGTCCAAATCGATGTATGCTGAAATCTATCCCAAATTGCATAAATTACCATTCCAGCAAAAATCAACGGCGCGCCAGGAAGCATTGGAACAATTGTCCCAACTAAACCAGTTACGATTAAAGCAACGATTAAGATGATGATTAAGACGGTTAAAAAAATAGACATAAAAAAATTTTCAATTTACAATTCTCAATTTTCAATAAATTATCAATGAACAATTTTCAATTAGTTACGACTTTGAAAACTGAAAATTGATAATTTATTGAAAATTGGAAACTGGTCATTGAAAATTTATTTCTTCCACTCTTCCCTCTCAATCGCATTCTTCGCAGCATTTACTTGTGCTTCTTGTTTTGAATCTCCTTCACCTTCACCAAGTAATTTTTTTTCTAAATATACGCCAATTTTAAATTTTCTTGCATGATCTGGTCCCCATTCTTTCAAAACTTGATATGTTGGAGTAACCTTTAAAGCATCTTGGATCTCTTCTTGTAATCTTGATTTTGGATCAATATATAATTTTTCGTCTAAAATCTTTTTTAATTCAGCAATAATATGTTTTTCAATGAAATCTTTTGCTACATCCCAGCCTTGATCTAAATAAATTGCGCCAATTACAGCTTCAAATGCATTAGCCAAAATAACATCTCTAGCTTTGCCAATATCTTTTGCTTCTCCTCTAGATAAGTATAAAAAATCATCATAACCTAATTCTTTCGCGTGTTTTGAAATCATGTTTGTATTAACAAGCGCAGATCTCCAGTTTGTTAAATCTCCTTCTGGATTTGTAAAATTATTATACAAATGCTGAGTCACAACCAATTCAAGAACTGCATCTCCCAAAAATTCTAATCTTTCATTATTATCAAGTGGAAAGCTTGTATTTTCATTTAAATAAGAACGATGAACTAATGCTTGGTTAAGCAGTTTAATATTATTGAACTTTATTCCGATATTTTTCTCTAGTTGTGTAAAATCTTTGTCCATACGTTTTAGAAAACAGAAAATAGAAAATAGAAAAGAGTAGATAATTAACTGTTTTCTGTTTCCTGTTTTCTCTTTATAACTTTATAAACTTTAAAAACTTTATAACTCACTTCTTATTTTTATCGATTTCGGCCTCCATCTTCCTAAATATACTCCCAAGTACTCCATTCACAAACTTGCCTGACGATTTACCACCAAACATTTTAGCAAGTTCAATTGCTTCATTAATCGCAACTTTTGGCGGAATATTTTTGTCAAATAAAAGTTCAAAAACACCCATTCTTAGGACATTTCGATCAACCATTGTAATTTGATCCATTGGCCAATCAGGAGCAGCATCAGTAATGATTTTATCAATATCTTTGACATTCTTTATTACTCCATCGCACAAATCTTTAGCAAAATTTGGTTCTTCTGCACCTGGTGCAAATTCATCCAAATTTTGTTTTAGGAATTTTGATAATTCTTTATCATCTTTATCATAAAAATCCCACTCATATAGTGTTTGTAATGCTACTGTTCTAAGAAGGTGCCGGTTTGACATTTTTTTTGTTTTAAATAAAATATAATACGAATGACGATACGAATAATGCGAATGATACGAATTACGAATAATTAATTCAGCGTATATCAGCGTTAGAAATCAGCGTTTAATCAGCGCTTGTATTATTTTTGTTGTGCTTGTTGTTGTTTTTTCTTATCTTTCTTTGCTTTCTTGGCTTTTTTTGCTTCAATATCTAAAACTTGTCTGTTATTATAATTTCCACATGCTAAACAAACAGTATGAGGTAAAATTGGCTTGCTGCATTTTGGACATTTTGCTAATTTTGTTTGCTTTAGAGCGTGATGTGATCTTCTTTGTCTAGAAGCTGCTTTGGTGTGTTTCTTTTTTGGAACTGGCATAGACGTGAATTATAAATAACTAAATTAAAATTTCTTACTAATATCATTTTAGCTCATTTTTTCATTCTTGACAAGGGATTTTGATTTACGGTGTTTAATTTTACAAAATTCCGCAAGATTATGCACAAGCAATTATTTGACTTCTAGCAAGGGGGGGGGGGGTAGAATAAAGATAAATTAACAATTTAATACAAAAATATGGCAAATGAAACAGGACCAAGCGCAGAAGAAATGGGATTAAAACAAGAAGAAACAGAGATTGGCACTGAACAACGACCAACCGATGCTGCTATTGATCAAAAAGCAGATGCAATATTGGCACTTAGAGACGCCCAAGAAGAAGCAAGCGTAAGAGCTTATAATTCAAAAATGGCAAGAGAACTAGCACAAGATCCAGAACTAGCACTGCAAGAAGAAAATGAATGGACAACCATTGAAAAAACAAGATATCAACACGAAAAAGATTTTATAGATGGTTTGGCAAAAGAAGGACCAAAAGATTATCTAAAAGGAATTCTGGAAGAACGAGGACTGGCAGGTTACACGCAAGAAGATTTCAAAAAGCTTCATGATTCAGTAACCGCTAAAGAACAGCAAGGTGGTGCAAAATAATTACATAAAAATCCCGCACAAACGGGATTTTTTAATATCATAATATCCGTAATATTCGTAATTTCCGAATTTCACAATTTCCGAATATCCGTCAATTCACTTCAACCTTTTTCAAAACCGCAGGCAAACGTTTAAAAGCATTCTCGAGATCGCGATAAAGACTAGGTTGATGCAAAGCTGCAGCTGGATGATAAATCGGATAAAAATATAATTTTCCTAAATTCTTGATTTCGCGTCTAAAAACTCGTCCTTGATTTTTAGAAATTGTGCCAATTGGAATAAATCTAGCCATTGCATGACGGCCTAATGGAATAATAATTTTAGGCTTAATAATCATTATTTGCTGTTCCAAATATGGCCAGCAAGCAGCAACTTCGTCTGGCAGAGGATCTCGATTATTTGGTGGTCTATGTTTTACTACATTTGCAATATAAACATCTTCGCGTTTTAAAGAAGCTAAAGCCAATAATTTAGACAGTAATTGTCCAGCTTGGCCAACAAAAGGTCTGCCTAATTCGTCTTCTTTCGCACCCGGACCTTCACCAATAAACATAATTTTAGCATTTTGATTGCCCTCGCCTAGTACTGGATTCTTCGCTAGCTTATACAAATCACATTTTTGACAATTTTTAACTTGTTTAGCAATTTGTTCTAAAGTTTGCATAAAATTTAAATTTAAACTACTAAGAGGCTCAGCCTTTTCTAAAACCAAATATTCGAACAATTAAGATTAGTTTCCTTAAAGATAGCGGTCTAATAATTTTAGTAAAAGGCTGAGCCTCTTTGACAATTTTATAGTCCAATCTTCTCCACATCATTCACCAAA
Coding sequences:
- the rnc gene encoding ribonuclease III is translated as MDKDFTQLEKNIGIKFNNIKLLNQALVHRSYLNENTSFPLDNNERLEFLGDAVLELVVTQHLYNNFTNPEGDLTNWRSALVNTNMISKHAKELGYDDFLYLSRGEAKDIGKARDVILANAFEAVIGAIYLDQGWDVAKDFIEKHIIAELKKILDEKLYIDPKSRLQEEIQDALKVTPTYQVLKEWGPDHARKFKIGVYLEKKLLGEGEGDSKQEAQVNAAKNAIEREEWKK
- a CDS encoding nucleotidyltransferase domain-containing protein, translated to MTKKVKKSIEQYINILKKDNLPINEVILFGSQAKDQAHEWSDIDICVISPKFKDSFKALHYLLKKSYEVEDNIIEPHPFNPKDFSNNNDPLVWEIKQTGKVIYKKQ
- a CDS encoding RlmE family RNA methyltransferase, with translation MSRHYQFQDYYFELAKQKGYNARSVFKLQEIQEKYRIIKPNHYILDIGCFPGSFLQILSTWVGKNGKVVGFDIKKTKDLGLENVITFVADVNDLENVREQLDNLANKQKNNKTRKQEVVNQSNLSNKSNISNQFNVIISDIAPNTSGHPEYDQYQSILLNEKVIELAKTNLKDGGNMILKIFQGSDFNEFLAKLKKSFKKVKIFKPKASRARSSEMYLLCYEFKK
- a CDS encoding DUF456 domain-containing protein, with product MSIFLTVLIIILIVALIVTGLVGTIVPMLPGAPLIFAGMVIYAIWDRFQHTSIWTFAVLIILTLFLTVIDYVSHYVGAKVYKASRTALICSAIGGIVGLFTGNVIGFIFGPLIGAVIGELIDSQDLRKSLKTGTGVFVGFLSGTLVKFVVAIIMVVIFIGSIIF
- the rpmF gene encoding 50S ribosomal protein L32; translation: MPVPKKKHTKAASRQRRSHHALKQTKLAKCPKCSKPILPHTVCLACGNYNNRQVLDIEAKKAKKAKKDKKKQQQAQQK
- a CDS encoding HEPN domain-containing protein translates to MSKDNIRKVMEYWQESAEQDFKIAEYLLKGKKYSASLFFCHLMIEKILKALVVKKTKKHSPYTHKLVNLAKIVNLKLTNEQIDDLTTITEFNIAGRYDEIKFSFYKKCTKEYSDKYFKISKNLYFDFKKQL
- a CDS encoding uracil-DNA glycosylase, producing MQTLEQIAKQVKNCQKCDLYKLAKNPVLGEGNQNAKIMFIGEGPGAKEDELGRPFVGQAGQLLSKLLALASLKREDVYIANVVKHRPPNNRDPLPDEVAACWPYLEQQIMIIKPKIIIPLGRHAMARFIPIGTISKNQGRVFRREIKNLGKLYFYPIYHPAAALHQPSLYRDLENAFKRLPAVLKKVEVN
- the nusB gene encoding transcription antitermination factor NusB codes for the protein MSNRHLLRTVALQTLYEWDFYDKDDKELSKFLKQNLDEFAPGAEEPNFAKDLCDGVIKNVKDIDKIITDAAPDWPMDQITMVDRNVLRMGVFELLFDKNIPPKVAINEAIELAKMFGGKSSGKFVNGVLGSIFRKMEAEIDKNKK